The following proteins are encoded in a genomic region of Arcobacter suis CECT 7833:
- the flhA gene encoding flagellar biosynthesis protein FlhA gives MNIKKIFSKDLIVVALFVSILLIIIVPLSKEILDFFLVISLSISILILLISLYIQKPSDLTTFPTLILIFALFRLALNIATTRSILSEGHNGPDAVSSIISAFGQFVVGGNMVIGIIIFIILVLINFMVVTKGATRVAEVTARFTLDSMPGKQMAIDADLNAGFIDDKEAQERRRILISEASFYGAMDGSSKFVKGDAVAGIIITIVNIIGGILIGLFQHDMSMSEAGEIYTILTIGDGLVSQIPALILSTATAIIITRSNMDEEKFASQSISQLVKDSKSLILLGIGLVLFGFIPGFPTGILMVMGALMIFIGYVITMINDNQDNALTRFFKTEVIKPKVDDDINVLKERKKSMSVADESQTIENIMKLEVLELKLGIRLLQLVQGNSELLDKIKAIRKTIASELGFVIPQIRISDDANLNPNEYQLYLKRIPLVKGKVEVDKLLAMGGLANEKLVGLKVKEPVFNLDATWIATDLKEEALMKGFTVVDAPTIISTHISEIIKKHAEDIITRQDIVDIIDRLKKDFPIVIDEAMKVTSYGSLLKVCKDLLHEKIPIIDMLTIIEAVADIAEFTKAPEILLEHVRAKLYRLITQKYKDTDGVLHIITIKPELEQQFIGKLQEHHGVSQLMISIAEINNLVTKTKKLLDDIEAKGFSKITMVVDPVLRKRISEIYEKFGLQVSVLSHAELDSKANFAIEGTLEF, from the coding sequence ATGAATATAAAAAAGATATTTTCAAAAGATTTAATAGTTGTTGCACTATTTGTTTCGATACTATTAATCATAATAGTACCATTATCAAAAGAAATCTTAGATTTCTTTTTGGTAATATCTTTATCTATTTCTATACTCATTTTATTAATATCTTTATATATTCAAAAACCCTCAGATTTAACTACATTTCCAACTCTTATTTTGATATTTGCACTTTTTAGGCTTGCTTTAAATATTGCAACAACAAGGTCAATTTTAAGTGAAGGACATAATGGACCTGATGCTGTAAGTTCGATTATTTCAGCCTTTGGACAGTTTGTTGTTGGTGGAAATATGGTTATTGGTATTATTATATTTATTATTTTAGTACTTATTAACTTTATGGTTGTAACAAAGGGTGCTACAAGGGTTGCTGAGGTAACTGCAAGATTTACACTTGATTCAATGCCTGGTAAACAAATGGCTATTGATGCTGATTTAAATGCTGGATTTATTGATGATAAAGAAGCTCAAGAAAGAAGAAGAATCTTAATTTCAGAAGCAAGTTTTTATGGGGCTATGGATGGGTCTTCAAAGTTCGTAAAAGGTGATGCTGTTGCTGGTATTATTATTACAATAGTAAATATAATTGGAGGAATATTAATAGGTCTTTTTCAGCATGATATGAGTATGTCAGAAGCTGGAGAAATTTATACAATTTTAACTATTGGGGATGGGTTAGTATCTCAAATTCCTGCACTTATTTTATCAACTGCAACTGCCATTATTATTACACGATCTAATATGGATGAAGAGAAATTTGCAAGTCAGTCTATTTCTCAATTAGTAAAAGATAGTAAATCATTGATTTTATTAGGAATTGGTCTAGTTTTATTTGGATTTATTCCTGGTTTCCCAACTGGTATTTTAATGGTAATGGGTGCGTTAATGATATTTATCGGTTATGTAATAACTATGATTAATGATAATCAAGATAATGCATTAACAAGATTCTTTAAAACAGAAGTTATTAAACCAAAAGTCGATGATGATATTAATGTTTTAAAAGAAAGAAAGAAAAGTATGTCTGTTGCAGATGAATCTCAAACTATTGAAAATATAATGAAATTAGAAGTTTTAGAATTGAAACTTGGAATTAGATTATTACAATTAGTTCAAGGAAATTCAGAATTACTTGATAAAATCAAAGCAATTAGAAAAACAATTGCAAGTGAATTAGGTTTTGTAATACCACAAATAAGAATTTCAGATGATGCAAATTTAAATCCAAATGAGTATCAATTGTATTTAAAAAGAATTCCCCTTGTAAAAGGAAAAGTTGAAGTTGATAAACTTCTTGCAATGGGTGGATTAGCAAATGAGAAATTAGTAGGTTTAAAGGTGAAAGAACCAGTGTTTAATCTTGATGCAACTTGGATTGCAACAGATTTAAAAGAAGAAGCTTTAATGAAAGGATTTACAGTTGTAGATGCTCCAACAATTATTTCTACACATATCTCTGAGATTATTAAAAAACATGCAGAAGATATTATTACAAGACAAGATATTGTAGATATTATTGATAGGCTTAAAAAAGATTTCCCTATTGTAATTGATGAAGCTATGAAAGTTACTTCTTATGGTTCATTATTAAAAGTTTGTAAAGATTTATTACACGAAAAAATTCCAATTATTGATATGTTAACTATTATTGAAGCAGTAGCTGATATAGCAGAGTTTACAAAAGCACCTGAAATTTTACTTGAACATGTAAGAGCAAAACTTTATAGACTTATTACTCAAAAATATAAAGATACAGATGGAGTTTTACATATTATTACGATAAAACCTGAGCTTGAACAACAATTTATTGGAAAACTTCAAGAACATCATGGGGTTTCTCAACTAATGATTTCAATAGCGGAAATTAATAATCTTGTTACAAAAACAAAAAAACTTTTAGATGATATTGAAGCTAAAGGTTTTTCAAAAATTACAATGGTTGTAGATCCAGTTTTAAGAAAAAGAATATCAGAAATTTATGAAAAATTTGGTCTACAAGTTTCTGTTTTATCCCATGCAGAATTAGACTCAAAAGCAAATTTTGCAATTGAGGGAACTTTAGAGTTCTAA
- the flgL gene encoding flagellar hook-associated protein FlgL — protein MINQTEQMFYRLSNLDTLQQKLTYQTSTKEKLQVGSDDSMLYSRIISVDDKVRTYEGLKTQIQKTQAQNKVADSSMAEIKKILDYMTGELVKANTATTTRDGLTAIATSIGGLKENLYQLANTQVEGEYIFAGSNSSIRPFEKDVNGKITYLGDSQLRKVAVEEGSYRDRGINGYDMMMYPSSTAFKGESFSFKETDRIIDQNGNEWKLNSPTNDTLTKYDLNGNATTETITPVTNDGLTPATFSGTLPNIDGTKFEAKTNIFNFIDDTVNALKKVDSAGNPISDQDAKALVAKYSGEMTKVFDAVNIAHADLGGKNKIFEISLERVSSKLTQYDILSQELGSVDLAKVAIEAKALELTYTALYSTISKTNQLSLVNFLN, from the coding sequence ATGATAAATCAAACAGAACAAATGTTTTATAGATTGAGTAATTTAGATACTCTACAACAAAAACTTACTTATCAAACAAGTACAAAAGAAAAACTTCAAGTTGGAAGTGATGATTCTATGTTGTATTCAAGAATTATCTCTGTAGATGATAAAGTAAGAACATATGAAGGTTTAAAAACTCAAATCCAAAAAACTCAAGCTCAAAATAAAGTAGCTGATTCAAGTATGGCAGAAATTAAAAAAATTCTAGATTATATGACAGGGGAATTAGTTAAGGCTAATACAGCAACAACAACAAGAGATGGACTTACAGCGATTGCTACTAGTATTGGTGGACTTAAAGAAAATCTTTATCAATTAGCAAATACTCAAGTTGAAGGTGAGTATATATTTGCTGGTTCAAATTCATCAATAAGACCATTTGAAAAAGATGTAAATGGTAAAATAACTTATCTGGGTGATAGCCAATTAAGAAAAGTTGCTGTAGAAGAAGGATCTTATAGAGACAGAGGAATTAATGGATATGATATGATGATGTATCCATCTTCAACTGCTTTTAAAGGAGAATCTTTTAGTTTCAAAGAAACAGATAGAATTATTGATCAAAATGGTAATGAATGGAAGTTAAATTCTCCAACAAATGATACTTTAACAAAATATGATTTAAATGGAAATGCTACAACAGAAACAATAACGCCTGTAACAAATGATGGTTTGACTCCAGCTACCTTTAGTGGAACTTTACCAAACATAGATGGTACAAAATTTGAGGCAAAAACAAATATTTTTAATTTTATAGATGATACTGTAAATGCATTAAAAAAAGTTGATAGTGCAGGTAATCCAATTTCTGATCAAGATGCTAAAGCTTTAGTTGCTAAATATTCAGGTGAAATGACTAAAGTTTTTGATGCTGTTAATATTGCCCATGCTGACTTAGGTGGAAAAAATAAGATATTTGAAATTTCTTTAGAGAGAGTTTCTTCTAAGTTAACGCAGTATGACATTTTATCTCAAGAATTAGGTTCAGTTGATTTAGCAAAAGTTGCAATAGAAGCAAAAGCTTTAGAGTTAACATATACAGCTCTTTATTCAACAATTAGTAAAACGAATCAATTGTCGTTAGTTAATTTTTTAAATTAA
- the fliI gene encoding flagellar protein export ATPase FliI, whose product MDIEDILNKIDSTNLSIPFGRIKNIATTTLTATGLEVAVGDIVKIESVQHLYTVLGMVASIDDKSFTIVPFSFIDGFRIQDKVYIQKDGLTVKCGYGLLGRVINALGEPIDNKGKITDLEENAAINKLSMPALERGIIDEKFATGVKAIDSMLTSGKGQKVGIFAGSGVGKSTLMGMIVKGCEAQIKVVALIGERGREIPEFIHYNLDNNLENTVIVAATSDESALMRKYGAFTAMAIAEFFRDKGHDVLLMMDSVTRFAMAQREIGLSTGEPPVSRGYPPSVFALLPQLMERAGNNKKGSITAFFTVLVDGDDMNDPIADQSRSILDGHIVLTRELTEQGFYPPINLLKSASRVMDKVVDKEHYNDFLKLKRVLSLIKENEVLVRVGAYKTGMDPELDNAMSKKEQIREFLTQDTQKVFGFNEIVTMFRKVLQ is encoded by the coding sequence ATGGATATTGAAGATATATTAAATAAAATTGATTCAACAAATCTTTCTATTCCCTTTGGACGAATAAAAAATATTGCAACAACTACTTTAACTGCAACGGGATTAGAAGTAGCGGTTGGAGACATTGTAAAAATAGAATCGGTTCAGCATTTATATACGGTTTTAGGTATGGTTGCATCAATTGATGATAAATCTTTTACAATAGTTCCTTTTTCTTTTATTGATGGATTTAGAATTCAAGATAAGGTTTATATACAAAAAGACGGGCTAACTGTAAAGTGTGGATATGGTTTATTAGGAAGAGTTATTAATGCTTTAGGTGAACCTATTGACAATAAGGGAAAAATTACAGATTTAGAAGAAAATGCGGCAATAAATAAGCTTTCTATGCCAGCCCTTGAGAGAGGGATAATAGATGAAAAATTTGCAACAGGTGTAAAAGCTATTGATTCTATGCTAACAAGTGGAAAAGGTCAAAAAGTTGGTATTTTTGCAGGTTCTGGAGTTGGTAAATCAACACTTATGGGAATGATTGTAAAAGGTTGTGAAGCTCAAATAAAAGTTGTCGCATTGATTGGTGAGAGGGGAAGAGAAATTCCTGAGTTCATCCATTATAATTTAGATAATAATTTAGAAAATACAGTAATTGTTGCAGCAACTTCAGATGAATCTGCACTAATGAGAAAATATGGAGCATTTACTGCTATGGCAATAGCTGAGTTTTTTAGAGATAAAGGACATGATGTTTTATTAATGATGGATTCTGTTACAAGATTTGCAATGGCTCAAAGAGAAATAGGATTAAGTACGGGAGAACCTCCTGTAAGTCGTGGTTATCCCCCTTCAGTGTTTGCGCTACTGCCTCAATTAATGGAGCGAGCTGGAAATAATAAAAAGGGTTCAATTACTGCATTTTTTACAGTTTTAGTTGATGGTGATGATATGAATGATCCAATAGCTGATCAAAGTAGATCTATTCTTGATGGACATATTGTTTTAACAAGAGAGTTAACGGAACAAGGATTTTATCCACCAATAAATTTACTAAAATCAGCTTCAAGGGTTATGGATAAGGTCGTAGATAAAGAGCATTATAATGATTTTTTAAAGTTAAAAAGAGTATTATCATTAATAAAAGAGAATGAAGTGTTGGTTAGAGTTGGCGCTTATAAGACTGGTATGGATCCAGAACTTGACAATGCGATGTCAAAGAAAGAACAAATAAGAGAATTTCTAACCCAAGATACTCAAAAAGTCTTCGGATTTAATGAGATAGTAACAATGTTTAGAAAGGTTTTACAATGA
- a CDS encoding tetratricopeptide repeat protein, with the protein MLNILYAKKDFYYGFIDSSGVQISEQRKQSINDGFDILQNARILAKDGKIDDAYTQVKDFKEKNKLNVLTSDSIILYSELALKKQSKRLVLEAANELEMAINSSKINQYDLAKAYMILVELKLEVNKIEEAKYFAQIIIDNFDDELTKTYGKISLAKVYKYQKDYTKATKYLYEILTVTSDKKVATVVADELFDVYILDEKYDKANELITQVLKTNIDFYANDSYLANKKVNRLIKAGMPEHASEILKELLKRTTKEDVIEDFKFKLANTYMLMYDRTNYYLEKAKELYKDIINDYPQGIYSKNAKTYMDEILMRQGFLSPAVVASKYPEDEAMQQKALLQELMNDKNDKKYDLILRAEKVYSKVSNEIVKRFGYQSISDIYDEINIDIIKDYLAHGKCIELNDILKNSRNETLVKLIEDEAIKYAFFECLVESPYERAYLQIKDTFIKTRDANIYLYLEKMAYNLGLMDDALDFSTKVEMVDDPSVLANEFLYRYQILKQKSEPIAMERFFAYTNKNQDFIKINENNPIIIDFYYDYYLDLLKGKNKTLANEILNKLYNKQKELKAFIYSPFVETELARIAKESNNNQKSIDLLLESLQNTRKVKPNDEVKIYYDILNLYDTMGNKTKKNEYISKCKEVKDSVDSLYKKMCDEM; encoded by the coding sequence ATGTTGAACATTTTATATGCTAAAAAAGATTTTTATTATGGTTTTATTGATTCTTCTGGAGTTCAAATATCAGAACAAAGAAAACAATCAATAAATGATGGATTTGATATTTTACAAAATGCAAGAATTCTTGCTAAAGATGGAAAAATAGATGATGCTTATACCCAAGTAAAAGATTTTAAAGAAAAAAATAAACTTAATGTTTTAACTTCCGATAGTATAATTTTATATTCAGAATTGGCTTTAAAAAAACAGTCTAAAAGATTGGTTTTAGAAGCTGCAAATGAGTTGGAAATGGCTATAAATTCTTCAAAAATCAATCAATATGATTTAGCAAAAGCTTATATGATTTTGGTTGAATTAAAACTTGAAGTAAATAAAATAGAAGAAGCCAAATATTTTGCACAAATTATAATAGATAATTTTGATGATGAATTAACTAAAACCTATGGAAAAATTTCCCTTGCAAAAGTTTATAAATATCAAAAAGATTATACAAAAGCAACTAAATATTTATATGAAATATTAACAGTTACGAGTGATAAAAAAGTTGCCACTGTTGTTGCTGATGAATTATTTGATGTATATATTTTAGATGAAAAATATGATAAAGCAAATGAATTAATAACTCAAGTTTTAAAAACTAATATTGATTTTTATGCAAATGATTCATATTTAGCAAATAAAAAAGTTAATCGATTGATAAAAGCTGGTATGCCAGAACATGCTTCTGAAATTTTAAAAGAATTATTAAAAAGAACAACAAAAGAAGATGTAATAGAAGATTTTAAATTTAAATTAGCAAATACTTATATGCTTATGTATGATAGAACTAATTATTATTTAGAAAAAGCAAAAGAGTTGTATAAAGATATTATAAATGATTATCCACAAGGTATTTATTCAAAAAATGCAAAGACATATATGGATGAGATTTTAATGAGACAAGGTTTTTTAAGCCCAGCTGTGGTTGCTTCAAAATATCCAGAAGATGAAGCAATGCAACAAAAAGCACTTTTACAAGAATTAATGAATGACAAAAATGATAAAAAATATGATCTTATTTTAAGAGCTGAAAAAGTTTATAGTAAAGTTTCAAATGAGATAGTAAAAAGATTTGGCTATCAAAGTATTAGTGATATTTATGATGAGATAAATATTGATATAATAAAAGATTATTTAGCTCATGGAAAATGTATTGAATTAAACGATATTTTAAAAAATTCAAGAAATGAAACTTTAGTTAAATTAATTGAAGATGAAGCTATTAAATATGCTTTTTTTGAATGTTTAGTTGAATCTCCATATGAAAGAGCTTATTTACAAATAAAAGATACTTTTATTAAAACAAGAGATGCAAATATTTATTTGTATTTAGAAAAAATGGCTTATAACCTAGGTTTAATGGATGACGCTTTAGATTTCTCAACAAAAGTCGAAATGGTAGATGATCCAAGTGTTTTAGCCAACGAATTTTTATATAGATACCAAATATTAAAACAAAAATCTGAACCTATTGCTATGGAAAGGTTTTTTGCATATACAAATAAAAATCAAGATTTTATAAAAATAAATGAAAATAATCCAATAATAATAGATTTTTATTATGATTATTATTTGGATTTATTAAAAGGAAAAAATAAAACTTTAGCGAATGAGATACTAAACAAGTTATATAATAAACAAAAAGAATTAAAAGCTTTTATATATTCTCCTTTTGTTGAAACAGAATTGGCAAGAATTGCAAAAGAATCAAATAATAATCAAAAATCAATAGATTTATTATTAGAATCTTTACAAAATACTAGAAAAGTTAAACCTAATGATGAGGTAAAAATTTATTATGATATTTTAAATTTATATGATACTATGGGAAATAAAACTAAAAAAAATGAATATATTTCAAAATGTAAAGAAGTAAAAGATAGTGTTGATAGTTTATATAAAAAAATGTGTGATGAGATGTGA
- the flhB gene encoding flagellar biosynthesis protein FlhB, giving the protein MADDDKTEDPTDKKISDAREEGNVAKSAEISGVAILTFGTAYLLFFSSYSLLEIKKLMMFSYSFIGQELDSPLFFAITYHFTVTLLKALAPLFVIILLLVFISNLAQFGFLAIPLKFDLQKLDPIKGIKNIFGFKKLIEALKLTAKLLLIMFVMCIIFSLTYQKFLAMMNQETTATIATMIELTVYFISAILFILFIFAIIDFYFTKHYYIESLKMSKQEIKDEFKNMEGDPQVKGRIRRIQMQMAQKRMMSSVPEADVVITNPTHYAVALKYNNKVDSAPKVVAKGIDFLAIKIKEIAKDHRIPIIENPALARSLYDQIDVDREIPSEFYKAMAEIFSYIYELKRKR; this is encoded by the coding sequence ATGGCAGATGATGACAAAACAGAAGACCCCACCGATAAGAAGATTAGTGACGCCAGAGAAGAAGGAAATGTTGCTAAATCAGCAGAAATCTCAGGAGTAGCAATTTTAACATTTGGGACAGCTTATTTACTTTTTTTTTCATCTTATTCTTTACTTGAAATAAAAAAGCTTATGATGTTTTCATATAGCTTTATAGGTCAAGAATTAGATAGTCCATTGTTTTTTGCAATAACTTATCATTTTACAGTTACACTTTTGAAGGCATTAGCTCCTTTGTTTGTAATAATATTATTACTGGTTTTTATTAGTAATTTAGCTCAATTTGGGTTTTTGGCTATTCCTTTAAAATTTGATTTACAGAAATTAGATCCAATAAAAGGAATAAAAAATATTTTTGGATTCAAAAAACTTATCGAGGCTTTAAAATTAACAGCAAAACTGTTGTTAATTATGTTTGTAATGTGTATTATTTTTTCATTAACTTATCAGAAATTTTTAGCAATGATGAATCAAGAAACAACAGCAACAATTGCTACAATGATTGAATTAACAGTTTATTTTATTTCAGCTATTCTTTTTATTCTTTTTATTTTTGCTATAATAGATTTTTATTTTACAAAACATTATTATATTGAATCTTTAAAAATGAGTAAACAAGAGATTAAAGATGAATTTAAAAATATGGAGGGAGATCCTCAAGTAAAAGGGCGTATTAGAAGAATTCAAATGCAGATGGCTCAAAAGCGTATGATGAGTTCCGTTCCTGAGGCTGATGTTGTTATTACAAATCCAACTCATTATGCTGTAGCTTTAAAATATAATAATAAAGTAGATTCTGCTCCCAAAGTTGTAGCAAAAGGGATAGATTTTTTAGCTATTAAAATAAAAGAAATTGCAAAAGATCATAGAATACCAATTATAGAAAATCCTGCACTTGCAAGATCTTTATATGATCAAATAGATGTAGATAGAGAAATACCTAGTGAATTTTATAAAGCAATGGCTGAAATATTTTCATATATTTATGAATTAAAAAGAAAAAGGTAA
- a CDS encoding flagellar biosynthetic protein FliR — MEAFLSLLNEEILYQFLLLLARILSFVAFMPVFGHAAISPTIRIAFAFYITIFIFPLVDITSNITQDNFLISLISEITLGLVASMLINIIFSSVRIIGEFVEYSTALSMAAMFDPSTGGQEGIIAKLLFWIALMLFFQTGMYEMTLVILVKSFSMINLGSFDIFSYNGVQLAIDEIKRMFAFAFAFALPLFFIGFILDVYYGYGTKSMPAFSPFVVTFQLKFALIFIFLILGMEIFTEAFTEYYITKFQ; from the coding sequence ATGGAGGCATTTTTATCTTTACTTAATGAAGAAATCTTATATCAATTTCTTTTACTGCTCGCAAGGATATTGTCGTTTGTTGCATTTATGCCAGTTTTTGGACATGCAGCAATTAGTCCAACTATCCGAATAGCTTTTGCTTTTTATATAACAATTTTTATTTTCCCTTTAGTTGATATAACGTCAAATATAACCCAAGATAATTTTTTAATAAGTTTAATATCTGAAATAACATTAGGACTTGTGGCTTCAATGTTGATTAATATTATATTTTCTTCAGTTAGAATAATTGGTGAATTTGTTGAGTATTCAACTGCTTTATCAATGGCTGCTATGTTTGATCCTTCAACTGGTGGTCAAGAAGGAATTATTGCAAAATTGCTTTTTTGGATTGCTTTAATGTTATTTTTCCAAACAGGAATGTATGAAATGACTTTAGTTATTTTAGTAAAAAGTTTTTCTATGATAAATTTAGGAAGTTTTGATATTTTTTCATACAATGGAGTTCAATTAGCTATTGATGAAATAAAAAGAATGTTCGCATTTGCATTTGCATTTGCATTACCTTTATTTTTTATAGGATTTATTCTTGATGTTTATTATGGATATGGAACAAAATCAATGCCTGCATTTTCTCCATTTGTTGTAACATTCCAATTAAAATTTGCATTAATATTTATTTTCTTAATACTTGGTATGGAAATATTTACAGAAGCATTTACAGAATATTATATTACGAAATTCCAATAA
- a CDS encoding flagellar hook-length control protein FliK, which produces MSNIINNLLSSEKTTNTNTASSTSEQTVKDKPSLFDSLLSNSSAVKEEKIINDTTTVTATVKEVKIDEKAVVDSLEASEEIKLENLELESTKVEPEKTEEQKQTSVTSLLDRLILEAKKNLKETTAIPSEINKQNVTKLNNGENITGIIPEEVKQNPDISVIIEENTITNNLGTENISEIIPEEVKQNPNISIIIEENIITNNLGTEIIPEVIPEEVKQNLNTSVPVIPQDNLTTPVIPKENIVTSDTEVKNKEQKVNSTDVLLEQFVVKTQNGVSTEEVVSSVIIPEEESANTILNNNGTILNTDNISNIEENSLLPVETVEENVTKQESVVVKKEEKLSLMDQLILKNNEKLTINTINSDIDTPLKDVVAKDFISSIYLGSQKNKINNQSLFNKNEAISILKDGNSMQAIKTSAEMLDLGLENMDIEQNIDIEKVEIKKTDIDSLTKKNLIDNLFLEKNVKSLDVKNLITQSIEASSALLENSLNLAEDATVNVNSPLSYNIQSRIIGAKQQMSAMMSDIAKQMYENYKPPMTAFRINLNPLELGSIAILMKNDRNSGLTISMNVSNNVTLDTMMENQNMLKNSLNKTFDEGTKFNLDFSSSNQNSDNQSSNSNQGQGNNRRFEQQMDTQSVLQLKEENRDIEEKSIDYM; this is translated from the coding sequence ATGTCAAATATAATAAATAATTTACTTTCGAGTGAAAAAACAACAAATACAAATACAGCAAGTTCAACTTCTGAACAAACAGTAAAAGATAAACCTTCTTTATTTGATTCTTTATTATCAAATAGTTCAGCAGTAAAAGAAGAAAAAATAATCAATGATACAACTACTGTAACTGCTACAGTAAAAGAAGTAAAAATAGATGAAAAGGCTGTTGTAGATAGTTTAGAAGCATCAGAAGAAATAAAATTAGAGAATCTAGAATTGGAGTCAACGAAAGTTGAACCTGAAAAAACAGAAGAACAAAAACAAACTTCAGTAACTTCTTTATTAGATAGATTAATTCTTGAAGCTAAAAAAAATCTAAAAGAAACTACAGCTATTCCTTCAGAAATAAATAAACAAAATGTTACTAAATTAAATAATGGTGAAAATATTACTGGAATAATTCCAGAGGAAGTAAAACAAAATCCTGATATTTCTGTAATAATTGAAGAAAATACTATTACAAATAATTTAGGAACAGAAAATATTTCTGAAATAATTCCAGAAGAAGTAAAACAAAATCCTAATATTTCTATAATAATTGAAGAAAATATTATTACAAATAATTTAGGAACAGAAATTATTCCTGAAGTAATTCCAGAAGAAGTAAAACAAAATCTAAATACATCAGTTCCAGTAATTCCCCAAGATAATCTTACTACACCTGTAATTCCAAAAGAAAATATTGTTACAAGTGATACAGAAGTAAAAAATAAAGAACAAAAAGTAAACTCTACTGATGTCTTGTTGGAGCAATTTGTAGTAAAAACTCAAAATGGTGTAAGTACAGAAGAAGTTGTAAGTAGTGTAATTATTCCTGAAGAAGAATCTGCTAATACAATATTAAACAACAATGGTACGATATTGAATACTGATAATATTTCTAATATTGAAGAAAATTCATTATTACCTGTTGAAACAGTTGAAGAAAATGTAACTAAACAAGAAAGTGTAGTTGTTAAAAAAGAAGAAAAATTATCATTAATGGATCAATTAATTTTAAAGAATAATGAAAAACTAACTATAAACACTATAAATAGTGATATTGATACTCCTTTAAAAGATGTTGTTGCAAAAGATTTTATTTCAAGTATATATTTGGGTTCGCAAAAAAATAAAATAAATAATCAATCATTATTTAATAAAAATGAAGCTATATCTATTTTAAAAGATGGAAATTCAATGCAAGCAATTAAAACCAGTGCTGAAATGTTGGATTTAGGATTGGAAAATATGGATATTGAACAAAATATTGATATTGAAAAAGTTGAAATAAAAAAAACTGATATAGACTCATTGACTAAAAAGAATTTAATTGATAATTTATTTTTAGAAAAAAATGTAAAAAGTCTAGACGTAAAAAATTTAATTACACAATCTATTGAAGCAAGTAGTGCTTTATTAGAAAATAGTTTAAATTTAGCAGAAGATGCAACAGTTAATGTAAATTCCCCATTATCTTATAATATACAATCAAGAATCATAGGTGCAAAACAACAAATGTCAGCGATGATGTCAGATATAGCTAAACAAATGTATGAAAATTATAAGCCTCCAATGACTGCTTTTAGGATAAATTTAAATCCTTTAGAGTTAGGTTCTATTGCAATTTTAATGAAAAATGATAGAAATAGTGGTTTAACAATTAGTATGAATGTTTCAAATAATGTTACATTAGATACTATGATGGAAAATCAAAATATGTTAAAAAATTCATTAAATAAAACATTTGATGAAGGTACTAAATTTAATTTAGATTTTAGTTCTTCAAATCAAAATAGTGATAACCAATCATCAAATAGTAATCAAGGTCAAGGAAATAATAGAAGATTTGAACAACAAATGGATACACAGTCAGTTTTACAATTAAAAGAAGAAAATAGAGATATAGAAGAAAAAAGTATAGACTATATGTAA
- the flgC gene encoding flagellar basal body rod protein FlgC — protein sequence MGFFDGYNVSTSGMSAQRTRINVVSANIANAKTTHTAEGGPYKKQQVVFEDILVANSKKTNTNDVETTNNKNSDVSLRGVGVKSIVQSDAKPVMRYEPAHPDADEKGYVAYPDINPVVEMVDLIEAMRSYEANVASFNTHKNIDSKTLDILNV from the coding sequence ATGGGTTTTTTTGATGGATATAATGTATCAACTTCTGGTATGAGTGCTCAAAGAACAAGAATTAATGTTGTAAGTGCAAATATCGCAAATGCAAAAACTACTCATACAGCTGAAGGTGGTCCTTATAAAAAACAACAAGTTGTATTTGAAGATATACTTGTAGCAAATAGTAAAAAAACTAACACAAATGATGTTGAAACTACAAATAATAAAAATTCGGATGTTTCATTAAGAGGTGTTGGTGTTAAATCAATAGTTCAATCAGATGCTAAACCTGTAATGAGATATGAACCAGCTCATCCAGATGCTGATGAAAAAGGTTATGTAGCATATCCTGATATTAATCCTGTTGTAGAAATGGTAGATTTAATAGAAGCAATGAGATCTTATGAAGCAAATGTAGCTTCATTTAATACTCACAAAAATATTGATTCTAAGACTTTAGATATATTAAATGTGTAA